In Gracilimonas sp., a single window of DNA contains:
- a CDS encoding HAD-IA family hydrolase gives MSQLNPKFIYFDLDDTLLDHKKAEQAGLRDVHEHFDMFNGISEKQLLDTYHHINKGLWEEYGRGEIDRHELHQRRFQETFRDLGVDENMHDEAGKVYMNYYRNHWEWLDGASESYHKIAQNFEVGIITNGFAETQWLKIDRFNLKETAKHIVISEEVGEMKPHPKVFDHATELAGVNREDILYVGDSFTSDVVGGSKANWKVAWYTKTPIEQGHKLAHLIFDNFDDLLKALKLR, from the coding sequence TTGTCACAACTGAATCCGAAATTCATCTATTTTGACTTAGACGACACCCTTTTAGATCACAAAAAGGCAGAACAGGCCGGACTTCGGGATGTTCACGAACATTTCGACATGTTCAACGGAATTTCAGAAAAGCAATTACTGGATACCTATCATCATATAAATAAGGGATTGTGGGAGGAATACGGAAGGGGAGAAATTGATCGGCATGAATTGCATCAGCGACGCTTTCAAGAGACATTCAGGGACCTGGGAGTTGATGAGAATATGCATGATGAAGCCGGAAAGGTTTATATGAATTATTATAGGAATCACTGGGAGTGGCTGGATGGTGCAAGTGAATCCTATCATAAGATCGCTCAAAATTTTGAAGTCGGTATCATTACCAATGGGTTTGCTGAGACACAATGGCTGAAGATAGATCGGTTCAACCTGAAAGAAACTGCCAAACATATTGTCATTTCGGAAGAGGTAGGAGAGATGAAGCCGCATCCCAAAGTTTTTGATCATGCCACGGAGCTAGCCGGGGTGAACCGGGAAGATATTTTATACGTGGGTGATTCCTTTACCTCTGACGTAGTTGGCGGCTCCAAAGCCAACTGGAAAGTAGCTTGGTATACGAAAACCCCTATTGAACAAGGTCACAAATTAGCTCATCTTATTTTTGATAATTTCGATGATCTTCTGAAGGCATTGAAGTTACGGTAG
- a CDS encoding FixH family protein yields MKKFNWGTGIFLAVTLFVIATLSVVSYLISLDFYLVSNDHYEQGVEYQETIDGQQRVKNLDNPVLVLFDEPSVSIKITFPKELRSDSLSGSVTFYRPNDSELDRKFKLQIDEDGRQTIPVSDFEKGRWKLTLEWKQDSLVYINEKNIFI; encoded by the coding sequence ATGAAGAAGTTTAACTGGGGAACCGGCATCTTTTTGGCCGTTACTTTATTTGTGATCGCGACCTTAAGTGTGGTCAGCTATCTCATCAGTCTCGATTTTTACCTCGTCTCCAACGACCATTACGAACAGGGTGTAGAGTATCAGGAAACCATCGACGGTCAACAAAGAGTCAAGAATCTGGATAATCCGGTATTGGTACTTTTTGATGAACCCTCTGTATCCATTAAAATTACCTTCCCAAAAGAGTTGCGTTCCGATTCACTTTCAGGCAGTGTTACTTTCTACCGTCCCAACGATTCAGAGCTTGATCGAAAATTCAAGCTTCAGATTGATGAAGACGGCCGGCAGACCATCCCTGTATCTGATTTTGAAAAAGGCCGATGGAAGCTGACACTTGAATGGAAACAAGATTCGCTAGTCTACATTAATGAGAAAAATATTTTTATCTGA
- a CDS encoding sulfite exporter TauE/SafE family protein: MRFYWLALRCNTMELWTGFTLGLLGSFHCIGMCGPIALSIPGENRSPSAMLFRGILYNSGRVFTYAFLGFGLGILGMGATVAGYQNILSVLLGALIVFFALFPHIKLPEKFRKVYGNFQKIISSNIATLFKESSTSSSFIIGLLNGFLPCGFVVTALAVALVTDTALHSCIYMALFGLGTLPVMLMMNMAPGFISPKMRSKLRPFSTYFAIIIGLLLIWRGFMVGDGVMGH; encoded by the coding sequence ATGCGCTTCTACTGGCTGGCTCTGCGTTGCAACACTATGGAACTTTGGACCGGATTTACATTAGGATTATTGGGCAGCTTCCACTGCATAGGAATGTGTGGACCTATTGCCCTTAGCATACCCGGTGAAAACCGCTCTCCTTCAGCTATGTTATTTCGGGGAATACTGTACAACTCAGGCCGGGTCTTCACCTATGCCTTTCTCGGGTTTGGTTTAGGAATTCTAGGTATGGGCGCTACGGTTGCTGGATACCAGAATATACTCTCCGTTCTTTTAGGGGCACTGATCGTGTTCTTTGCTCTGTTTCCCCACATTAAGCTTCCGGAAAAATTCAGAAAAGTTTATGGAAATTTTCAAAAGATAATCAGCTCGAATATTGCCACGCTATTCAAAGAAAGTTCTACCTCCTCTTCATTTATCATTGGGCTTTTGAATGGGTTCCTTCCCTGCGGGTTTGTGGTTACGGCCTTGGCCGTTGCCCTTGTTACCGATACCGCATTGCATAGCTGTATCTATATGGCATTGTTTGGATTGGGTACACTTCCTGTGATGCTAATGATGAATATGGCTCCGGGTTTTATCTCCCCAAAAATGCGGTCTAAACTCCGGCCTTTTTCTACTTATTTCGCAATTATTATTGGCTTATTGCTAATTTGGCGTGGATTTATGGTAGGTGATGGGGTGATGGGCCATTGA